The Hymenobacter sp. 5317J-9 genome has a window encoding:
- a CDS encoding cytochrome c oxidase subunit 3, with translation MNPQPELLSDKEVGLGWHPKRVLLILLIFSIVMMFAAFTSGYIVRRDEGNWREFDLPVSLLINSILIALSSASMQWAYASARKDEIGRLKTGLGITLALGLAFLVGQYMSFGDLVAGNTYFGGADANPSGSFVYVLMGVHAFHLITGLVFVAVVLGRALNYQVHSRAMLSIGNATLYWHFLGGLWLYLYLFLLLNH, from the coding sequence ATGAATCCTCAACCTGAACTGTTGTCCGACAAGGAAGTAGGCCTAGGCTGGCACCCCAAGCGTGTGCTGCTTATTTTGCTCATCTTCAGCATTGTGATGATGTTCGCGGCTTTTACCAGCGGCTACATTGTGCGCCGCGACGAAGGCAACTGGCGCGAGTTTGACTTGCCGGTGTCGCTGCTCATCAATTCCATCCTCATCGCGCTGAGCAGTGCCAGCATGCAATGGGCGTATGCCTCAGCGCGTAAAGACGAAATCGGGCGCCTCAAAACTGGCCTGGGCATCACCCTGGCGCTGGGCCTGGCGTTCCTGGTAGGGCAGTACATGAGCTTCGGCGATTTGGTGGCCGGCAACACCTACTTTGGCGGTGCCGACGCCAATCCTTCGGGTTCGTTCGTATACGTGCTCATGGGCGTGCACGCTTTTCACCTGATTACGGGGCTTGTTTTTGTGGCCGTAGTGCTTGGCCGAGCCCTTAACTATCAAGTGCATTCGCGCGCCATGCTCTCCATTGGCAACGCTACCTTGTACTGGCACTTCCTGGGCGGACTTTGGCTGTACCTGTATTTGTTCTTACTTTTGAACCACTAA